One genomic window of Atribacterota bacterium includes the following:
- a CDS encoding ABC transporter ATP-binding protein: MAILKVENLNKRFGNVQAVDNISFKVEEGQVLSLLGPSGCGKTTTLRCLAGFEIPDKGKIFLDNRDITNMSPEQRGIGMVFQSYALWPHMTVYGNLSFGLQIRKLDKKEIDERIKRALGIVRLSGYEKRYPRQLSGGQQQRIAMARALVIEPAIMLLDEPLSNLDAQLREEMRFEFIELQRKLGITAIYVTHDQAEAMVISDRIIILNQGRIIQIGTPKEIYESPHNCFVAGFIAVTSFIKGEISKIDKDNIVAVKTEDDLLIYAKRPGLKTGNKVSIAIRINTVQFAEKDKYAADKKNIFRGKILQASYLGDIVDYRIQLGRWIIRTNESSKINYKIGDEVEIYLPPEELIVTPDEV; encoded by the coding sequence ATGGCCATTTTAAAGGTAGAAAATCTAAATAAACGTTTTGGTAATGTGCAGGCTGTAGACAATATCAGTTTTAAGGTCGAAGAAGGACAGGTATTGAGTTTGCTGGGTCCCAGCGGTTGCGGAAAAACAACTACTTTGAGATGTTTAGCCGGCTTTGAAATACCGGATAAAGGGAAAATATTTTTGGATAACAGAGATATAACCAATATGAGTCCGGAACAGCGGGGGATTGGTATGGTCTTTCAAAGTTATGCTCTTTGGCCTCATATGACCGTTTATGGAAACCTGTCTTTTGGATTACAGATTCGAAAACTTGATAAAAAAGAGATTGATGAAAGAATTAAAAGGGCTTTAGGTATAGTTAGATTATCCGGATATGAAAAACGTTATCCCCGCCAATTGAGCGGCGGTCAACAGCAACGAATTGCCATGGCCAGGGCATTAGTTATTGAGCCTGCCATCATGCTACTTGATGAACCTCTTAGTAATCTTGATGCCCAGTTGCGGGAAGAGATGCGCTTTGAATTCATTGAATTACAGAGGAAATTGGGAATTACAGCTATCTATGTTACTCATGACCAGGCAGAGGCGATGGTTATTTCCGATAGAATTATAATTCTAAACCAGGGAAGAATAATCCAAATTGGCACACCAAAAGAAATCTATGAATCACCCCACAATTGTTTTGTAGCAGGTTTTATAGCAGTAACCAGTTTCATTAAAGGAGAAATAAGCAAAATAGATAAAGATAACATAGTTGCAGTCAAAACAGAAGACGACCTGCTTATATATGCTAAACGGCCTGGTTTGAAAACAGGTAACAAAGTATCTATTGCTATTCGAATAAATACTGTACAGTTTGCCGAGAAAGACAAATATGCAGCAGATAAGAAAAATATATTTAGAGGAAAAATATTACAGGCTTCATATCTGGGGGATATTGTTGATTACAGAATACAGCTCGGCAGATGGATAATTCGAACTAATGAGAGTTCAAAAATAAATTACAAAATTGGTGACGAAGTTGAAATTTATCTGCCACCAGAAGAACTAATCGTTACCCCTGATGAGGTATAG
- a CDS encoding MBL fold metallo-hydrolase codes for MKWYGKYFKVGILFSRAGIATQILLSAGNDLFLVDTGDGTLRDLIQQNIDLNRIKAIFFTHGHADHVSGLFAVLSQFRNMERMQKVEIVYPEGTTSIAHIIQAFKKSISQTLFSIGCQQISTSQTIQVSGITMKAYQMTHYAAVGHHKLLYPDIAMGYRFSFEGESIAITGDTGLCQNLKDLVKGVDIALIDSTLQDSEVTEERVNKLHLSEQKAREIGKLCRLYIPIHSSSPESNSID; via the coding sequence ATGAAGTGGTATGGCAAATATTTCAAAGTGGGCATACTGTTTTCCAGGGCAGGCATTGCTACACAGATCCTCCTTTCAGCAGGTAACGACTTATTTTTAGTAGATACCGGAGACGGAACACTACGGGATCTTATTCAGCAAAATATCGATTTAAATAGGATAAAGGCAATATTTTTTACCCACGGACATGCTGATCATGTCAGCGGCTTATTTGCGGTGCTTTCACAATTCCGTAATATGGAGAGAATGCAAAAAGTTGAAATAGTGTATCCCGAAGGGACTACCTCTATTGCTCATATTATACAAGCATTTAAAAAAAGCATTTCTCAGACTTTATTTTCCATAGGATGTCAACAGATTAGTACGAGTCAGACTATACAGGTATCAGGAATAACCATGAAAGCTTATCAGATGACTCATTATGCAGCGGTTGGGCATCATAAATTACTGTACCCGGATATTGCAATGGGATATCGGTTTTCATTTGAGGGAGAATCAATTGCTATCACCGGGGATACCGGATTGTGTCAAAATCTTAAAGATTTAGTAAAAGGGGTAGATATTGCATTAATTGATTCCACATTACAAGATTCCGAAGTGACAGAAGAACGAGTCAATAAGCTGCATCTTTCTGAACAAAAGGCCCGGGAAATAGGTAAACTTTGCAGGCTGTATATTCCAATCCATTCAAGTTCTCCTGAAAGCAACTCTATAGATTAA